TATCACATTGAAAAAAAACTGCCTGAAAACCAGGAGATTTTCCAGGAAATCCAACAAAAAAATCCTGTTATCGCAAAACATGTACATTATACTACCCATGTTACCCAAGAACCAGCCTGGAAAAACACCCAAACAGAATATTTAAGCCCTGGTGAAGTAAAATTTAAAGCTTTACTAGAAGAATTGGAACAAGCAGAACAGTTCATTTTTATGGAGTATTTTATCATTGAGCCTGGCTTAATGTGGAACAGCGTATTGGATATTTTAATTGAAAAAGTAAGACAAGGCGTAGAAGTCCGGCTAATGTATGACGATATGGGATGTATCAATACATTGCCTCCCCATTATGACGAATATCTACGCTCCCAAGGGATTCAAGTAGCTGTATTTAATCCATTCCGTGCAAAATTAAACGGCTTTATGAATAATCGTGATCACCGTAAAATCGCAGTAATTGATGGCAATGTAGGTTTTACCGGTGGGATTAACTTAGCAGATGAATACATCAACGAACATGAACGTTTTGGATATTGGAAAGATGCTTCTGTTATGATCAAAGGCCCCGCTGTAAACAACCTCACCGCAATGTTCCTGCAATTGTGGCAGTATACAACCGGTACTACAAACGAATTCTCCCAATATCAATGTACCAGGCTTTATGAAACAGACGGTTATGTCCAGCCATTTGATGATAATCCTTTGGATGAAGAATTGGTTGGGGAAAAAACCTACTTGAATATCATTAATTCCGCTGAGAAATATATCTATTTAACAACTCCTTATTTAGTATTGGATAATGAGATGCTTTCCATGTTGTGTTTAGCAGCACAAAACGGGGTGGATGTCCGGATTATCACACCACATATCCCGGATAAGCCATATGTTTTCGCAGTAACCCGCTCTTTCTATCAACCGTTAATAGAAGCTGGCGTAAAAATTTATGAGTTTACCCCTGGATTTATCCATTCCAAAACGATTGTAGCAGATGACCAGGTTGCCATTGTAGGAACAACCAACTTTGATTTTCGGAGCTTTTACCTTCATTTTGAATGTGGTATCTGGATGTACCAATCAAAAGCGGTACACCAAGTATATCAGGATTACTGCAATACTTTAAAGCAATCCCAGGAAATTTCTTTGGAAGAATGTAAAAAGACAAAATGGTATATACGGCTACTACGTGCTGTACTTCGCGTATTTGCGCCGTTAATGTAGACAGAAAAGAGGGAAATATGATGCAAAAATCTTATCGGGAAGAATTGGTTGGGGTGTTTGGTGACCCTATTGACGAAAATCCAACCGTTATTTTAGAACAAGCTGCTTTTCAGGCGTGCCAGTTAAACTACCGGTATTTAAATATTTTGGTAAAATCAGAGGATCTGGAGCAAGCTATCCTTGGCATGAAAGCAATGCATATGAAAGGGATTAATTTGACTATTCCCCATAAATGCGCTGTACTTCCCTATTTAGATGGTATTTCTAAAGAAGCCTCTATTATCGGGGCTGTCAATACCATTGTAGTAAAGGATGGCAAACTAGTTGGGGAAAACACCGATGGAAAAGGCTTCTTAACTTCCTTACAGGAAAATGATATTACCGTTCTTGGTCAAGAAATCATGATATTGGGCGCTGGTGGTGCTGCCCGTGCTATAGCGGTGGAATTGGCGTTAGCGGGTGCGAAAAAAATAACCATTGTCAATCGCAGTCGACAACGTGGTGAGGAACTTACAACTCTAATCCAAGAAAAAACCTCCTGTCAGGCAGAATTTTTGCTATGGAATAAAACAATTTCCATACCAGAAGAAATTAATATTTTAGTTAATGCTACATCAATTGGCTTATTCCCTAATGTGGAACAAAAACCAGATTTAGACGAATCTTCCCTTCGTCCTGATCTGGTCGTGTGCGATGTCATCCCAAATCATCCTCGCACCCAGTTACTCAAAATGGCGGAACAACAAGGCGCAAAAACGATTGATGGTTTAGGCATGTTGGTAAATCAGGGAGCAATTAACTTTCAGTTATGGACAGGAAAAAAAGCTCCTGTAGAAGTTATGAAACAAGCAATCCAAAAAGAGTTTGGTCTGGAGGAATCCCTGTGAAAAAATGCGTAATCGCACCGGATTCTTTTAAAGGCAGTATGACTTCTATTGAGGTTTGCCAAATTATAAAACAAAAGGTAGCAGAATTTTTTCCAGGTTGCCAGACAGTTTGTCTACCAATCGCAGATGGTGGCGAAGGCACTGTGGATTGCTTTTTACAAGCAATGCAAGGAGAAAAGATAATGGTACCAGTACATGGGCCTCATATGGAGGATATTACTGGATTTTATGGTAGATTCCAAGATACCGCAATTATCGAAATGGCTGCCGCTTCTGGCCTACCATTGGCAGAAAGGCATTTGAATCCCTCTGTTACCACTACTTATGGAGTAGGAGAATTGATGTTACATGCGATCCAACATGGTGCAAAACAAATTATCTTAGGCATAGGAGGAAGCTGTACTAATGATGCTGGTTGTGGATGTGCTGCTGCTTTAGGTGCAAAATTCTATCATGGAGCTCAGACTTTCCTTCCAACAGGAAAAAATTTAGGTCAAATCACAAAGATTGATTTGTCAGAGCTCAAATCTCTTTTAAATGGAGTTTCTGTCCTTACTATGTGTGATGTCACAAATCCATTATATGGTCCCAATGGAGCTGCTGTGGTTTACGCACCACAAAAAGGGGCTACTCCTGAAATGGTGAAACTGTTAAACGAACAATTAATACAGTTTGATCATATCCTACAAACTCAACTTGGCTATTCTGTGGCAGCCCTTCCTGGAGCGGGGGCTGCTGGTGGCTTCGGCGCAGGAGCTGTCGCATTTCTTCAAGCAAAATTGCAGTCTGGGATTGATACGGTATTGGAGCTTACCAAATTTGAAAAGCAAATTCAATTTGCCGATTTGGTTATCACTGGAGAAGGAAAGCTGGATCAACAAAGCTTACAGGGAAAAGTCATCAGTGGAATCGCAAAACGGACTTTCCCTTATCATATTCCCACTGTTGCTATTGTCGGGGATATTGGAGAAGATATAGCATCTATTTATCAAATGGGAATTTCAGCAGTATTTAGTATCAATCAGGTTGCAATTCCTTTTTCAGAATCTAAAAAACGGAGCAAACAGGATTTAGCTCGTACAACGGAGAATATCTTGCGTTTTCTAAAGGTATTCCATTAAAATAAATGCTTCTTTTTTTATTTTGCTATTGACAATTTTCGCAATAACTGCTATAATATAACAGTTCAATTGAACAAATGCGGCAGTGCTGGAATCGGCAGACAGGCACGTTTGAGGGGCGTGTGTCTTTGACGTACGGGTTCAAGTCCCGTTTGCCGCACCAGGCTGAGTCTGGATGCAATTTGCGTCCAGACTCTTTTTATTTTTGTAAGCAATGGTCTTGCATTTATTGTGGTGATCTTTTTAGTAGTACAAGCCCAAATCTTCGATGAGTCATTTACTCATCGAAGATTTTTTATGTCTATCTTTATATCCTGTTCATGCAAATCTATTTCAAAATACTTTACACTAGTAATGTTTGGATTCTTTTCTTTTATCTATTACTACAAGATACTTGATAGCATAAGCTCATTAACATAGGATGAATCAGATATCTATT
This is a stretch of genomic DNA from Clostridium facile. It encodes these proteins:
- the cls gene encoding cardiolipin synthase; the encoded protein is MKKVWKFLTSRLFVIIALLLLQVALLAFCLYFVSAKYYYYSLLLTAISICLVLLIINKNENPAYKIVWICLIFLFPVAGGIFYLLFRKENTQKHILKQIQKSKYHIEKKLPENQEIFQEIQQKNPVIAKHVHYTTHVTQEPAWKNTQTEYLSPGEVKFKALLEELEQAEQFIFMEYFIIEPGLMWNSVLDILIEKVRQGVEVRLMYDDMGCINTLPPHYDEYLRSQGIQVAVFNPFRAKLNGFMNNRDHRKIAVIDGNVGFTGGINLADEYINEHERFGYWKDASVMIKGPAVNNLTAMFLQLWQYTTGTTNEFSQYQCTRLYETDGYVQPFDDNPLDEELVGEKTYLNIINSAEKYIYLTTPYLVLDNEMLSMLCLAAQNGVDVRIITPHIPDKPYVFAVTRSFYQPLIEAGVKIYEFTPGFIHSKTIVADDQVAIVGTTNFDFRSFYLHFECGIWMYQSKAVHQVYQDYCNTLKQSQEISLEECKKTKWYIRLLRAVLRVFAPLM
- the aroE gene encoding shikimate dehydrogenase: MMQKSYREELVGVFGDPIDENPTVILEQAAFQACQLNYRYLNILVKSEDLEQAILGMKAMHMKGINLTIPHKCAVLPYLDGISKEASIIGAVNTIVVKDGKLVGENTDGKGFLTSLQENDITVLGQEIMILGAGGAARAIAVELALAGAKKITIVNRSRQRGEELTTLIQEKTSCQAEFLLWNKTISIPEEINILVNATSIGLFPNVEQKPDLDESSLRPDLVVCDVIPNHPRTQLLKMAEQQGAKTIDGLGMLVNQGAINFQLWTGKKAPVEVMKQAIQKEFGLEESL
- a CDS encoding glycerate kinase family protein — its product is MKKCVIAPDSFKGSMTSIEVCQIIKQKVAEFFPGCQTVCLPIADGGEGTVDCFLQAMQGEKIMVPVHGPHMEDITGFYGRFQDTAIIEMAAASGLPLAERHLNPSVTTTYGVGELMLHAIQHGAKQIILGIGGSCTNDAGCGCAAALGAKFYHGAQTFLPTGKNLGQITKIDLSELKSLLNGVSVLTMCDVTNPLYGPNGAAVVYAPQKGATPEMVKLLNEQLIQFDHILQTQLGYSVAALPGAGAAGGFGAGAVAFLQAKLQSGIDTVLELTKFEKQIQFADLVITGEGKLDQQSLQGKVISGIAKRTFPYHIPTVAIVGDIGEDIASIYQMGISAVFSINQVAIPFSESKKRSKQDLARTTENILRFLKVFH